A genomic stretch from bacterium includes:
- a CDS encoding T9SS type A sorting domain-containing protein — translation MKRIFLIQIFLSATLFLSAQTSRHIFRSFAKSEFFSKRNLVSGAKYKWDGKSLLENRSGYSGTDTIRVLALRVSFTKDIDPLTTGNGTFDNSASDNPVIDPPPHNKRYFESQLEALKNYFYKVSNGKLVIIPRVSDEVIELPDSMSVYATAPTDTGLVRLFTDAISGGDKSGCIFSDFDVYVIFHAGVGRDVQLPYDPTPNDISSAFVSYDDLKRINSGSHADYEGISVENGSFFVKEGIILPETESQEGYQIGLLGTSAIMFGFQIGMPALWNTKTQHSGIGRWGLMDQGSGNFSGLLPAEPCAWTKIFMGWEEPVLVNPDTTIEVAAPSVKDKNRIYKVPINDHEYFLIENRESDVNRDSVAVGKNDRGGIVVFNSNGTVGFTGENGVIVSADEYDFDLPGSGILIWHIDEDVIKDKIADNEINIDKNHRGVDLEEADGAQDIGEGYGLISGGAGSEYGVLHDAWYEDNKINKLVNKKDIVEFTPESYPSTDSYDRGNTHLIFNGFSKRDTVMQCTIRSDFLQKGFPVRFGNAYDPMGIIASDLNNDGRKEIFIPEKQGKVFCWNPDGSPASSNMVTIEQDKLNGEKEEIHVPCCIDYKKEFTSMPVVFPGHDSVPSLLIASTKDGSVTGWSSADEDRNGLFDEVFTLQTEDNIILLAVINNEIFAGTDNGTVYTISRTGEIIKQVNFGDSPVAAVGKFGGTSVFVLLRNGNLSFADKDLAVSDNYITGDNALSGAAFCPSNGTGGFVAVTGGSGIMTLSAKGEVKGSAERERVGPGLTAPALADMDGDGMTDLFITGGSNVWGMNENCAFTDYFPLSINDDNKFLSSPVIGDVDNDDRPDIVAATSGGIVEAWSFDGAEEKGFPLTTGSSKPFTPVLTDLDGDGDVELIALSDRGWVFAWDLDTAWNEKMFPWPEKFHDSSHTSNLTAEIKGVEPSDEIMVVKSVYNYPNPVEGKSTVIRYKLECSADVNIEIIDLNGNLIDRFAGPGNAFMNNEVVWNVENVSSGIYFCRVYAKSDKGEKRVTISIAVAK, via the coding sequence ATGAAAAGGATATTTTTAATCCAGATTTTCCTGTCTGCCACACTTTTTCTGTCTGCACAGACAAGCAGGCATATATTCAGATCATTTGCAAAATCAGAGTTTTTCTCTAAGCGGAACCTTGTCTCAGGCGCGAAGTACAAATGGGACGGGAAATCTTTGCTTGAGAATCGGAGCGGATATTCAGGAACCGATACTATAAGAGTACTTGCACTGCGTGTTTCATTTACAAAAGATATTGACCCTCTTACAACAGGGAACGGTACTTTTGACAATTCGGCATCAGATAACCCTGTTATTGACCCGCCCCCTCATAATAAACGATATTTTGAAAGCCAGCTTGAAGCATTAAAAAATTATTTTTATAAAGTGTCAAATGGAAAACTTGTAATTATTCCCCGTGTGAGCGATGAAGTAATTGAACTTCCGGATTCAATGTCAGTTTATGCCACAGCTCCTACGGATACAGGGCTTGTCAGGCTGTTTACAGATGCAATTTCAGGAGGGGACAAATCGGGTTGTATTTTTTCTGATTTTGACGTATATGTAATATTCCATGCAGGAGTAGGCAGAGATGTGCAGCTTCCCTATGATCCCACGCCCAATGACATATCCTCAGCGTTTGTCTCATACGATGATTTAAAAAGAATAAACAGCGGTTCACATGCAGATTATGAAGGTATCAGCGTAGAGAACGGAAGTTTTTTTGTAAAGGAAGGAATAATTCTGCCTGAGACAGAGAGCCAGGAGGGATATCAGATAGGGCTTCTCGGCACATCCGCAATTATGTTCGGATTTCAAATAGGGATGCCTGCTCTCTGGAATACAAAAACACAGCATTCCGGTATAGGCAGGTGGGGGCTGATGGATCAGGGGTCAGGCAATTTTTCAGGGCTTCTTCCTGCAGAACCCTGTGCATGGACAAAAATTTTTATGGGATGGGAAGAGCCGGTACTTGTAAATCCGGACACTACAATTGAAGTTGCCGCACCATCTGTAAAAGACAAGAATAGAATCTACAAAGTTCCAATAAATGATCATGAATATTTTCTGATTGAAAACAGAGAGAGTGATGTTAACCGCGACAGTGTTGCTGTGGGGAAAAACGACAGAGGCGGCATAGTGGTTTTCAACAGCAACGGAACAGTAGGGTTTACAGGAGAGAACGGAGTCATAGTTTCTGCTGATGAGTACGATTTTGACCTGCCCGGTTCCGGCATTCTGATATGGCATATTGATGAAGATGTAATAAAAGATAAAATTGCAGATAATGAAATAAACATAGATAAAAACCACAGAGGTGTTGATCTTGAGGAAGCTGACGGAGCCCAGGATATAGGAGAGGGTTACGGATTAATTTCAGGCGGAGCAGGTTCTGAATATGGTGTTCTTCATGATGCATGGTATGAAGATAATAAGATAAACAAACTTGTAAATAAAAAAGATATTGTTGAATTTACTCCGGAATCATACCCTTCCACAGATAGTTATGACCGCGGTAACACACATTTGATTTTCAATGGTTTCTCAAAACGTGATACTGTTATGCAGTGCACAATAAGATCGGATTTTCTGCAGAAAGGTTTCCCTGTAAGATTCGGGAATGCGTATGACCCTATGGGAATTATAGCATCAGATTTAAATAATGACGGGCGCAAAGAAATTTTTATCCCCGAAAAACAGGGGAAGGTTTTCTGCTGGAATCCTGACGGGTCTCCTGCATCTTCAAATATGGTAACAATTGAGCAGGATAAACTGAACGGTGAAAAAGAAGAAATTCATGTTCCGTGCTGTATTGATTACAAAAAGGAATTTACATCCATGCCTGTGGTTTTTCCCGGGCACGATTCCGTACCTTCCCTTTTGATTGCAAGTACAAAAGACGGCAGTGTGACCGGATGGAGTTCGGCCGATGAAGACAGGAACGGTCTTTTTGATGAAGTCTTTACGTTGCAGACAGAGGATAATATTATCTTGCTTGCGGTTATCAATAATGAGATATTTGCCGGTACGGATAACGGGACTGTTTATACAATATCCCGCACAGGAGAAATAATAAAGCAAGTGAATTTTGGAGATTCTCCTGTTGCTGCAGTGGGCAAGTTCGGTGGAACATCGGTTTTTGTCCTTTTACGGAATGGGAATCTGTCATTTGCAGACAAAGACTTGGCAGTTTCGGATAATTACATTACCGGAGACAATGCATTATCAGGAGCTGCGTTCTGCCCTTCAAACGGAACAGGCGGATTTGTTGCAGTTACAGGCGGTTCAGGAATAATGACATTATCGGCAAAAGGTGAAGTAAAAGGGTCTGCCGAAAGAGAGAGGGTAGGGCCGGGCCTTACAGCACCTGCTCTTGCAGACATGGACGGTGACGGAATGACAGATCTTTTTATAACCGGAGGCAGCAATGTATGGGGAATGAATGAAAATTGTGCATTTACCGATTATTTTCCGCTGTCAATCAATGATGATAATAAATTTTTATCATCTCCTGTAATCGGAGATGTTGATAATGACGACAGGCCTGATATTGTGGCTGCCACATCAGGGGGCATTGTGGAAGCATGGTCATTTGACGGAGCAGAGGAAAAAGGCTTTCCTTTAACAACAGGCTCTTCAAAACCGTTTACTCCTGTTCTTACGGATTTAGACGGAGACGGTGATGTGGAATTAATCGCCCTGTCAGACAGAGGATGGGTTTTTGCGTGGGATCTGGATACTGCCTGGAATGAAAAGATGTTCCCATGGCCTGAAAAATTTCATGATTCTTCCCATACGTCAAATTTGACAGCAGAAATTAAAGGTGTCGAACCTTCGGATGAGATAATGGTTGTCAAATCGGTATATAATTATCCTAATCCTGTTGAGGGGAAATCAACTGTTATAAGATATAAACTGGAATGTAGCGCAGATGTAAATATAGAAATAATTGACCTTAACGGGAACCTGATAGACAGGTTTGCAGGGCCGGGTAATGCATTTATGAACAATGAGGTTGTGTGGAATGTTGAAAATGTCAGCAGCGGAATCTATTTCTGCAGGGTTTATGCAAAGAGTGATAAAGGCGAAAAAAGGGTTACCATTTCAATTGCGGTTGCAAAGTAA
- the porV gene encoding type IX secretion system outer membrane channel protein PorV, giving the protein MRKIFVTLLVTILILTVTANLFAVSQAAVLFLLISPGARAAGMGEAFVALSDDASAVFWNPAGLAFQQGREITLMHSNWLPQLVSDMSYEFVAYKQYVPNLGGTVGGSVTFLNMGEQTHTGEQLDDSGNPIILGKFQSWDMAVTLSYATKLSETFGFGVNARYIYSHLSPVGAGAEQGQGVASSFAIDLGILYKTPFFPGLSIGADISNMGPKITYVDAAQADPLPTNLKLGIAYKVLDTEFNKLTICMDTNKLLVVRNENGTDPFYKAIFTAWSSEPFSTQMRELVSSIGVEYVYNKMIFLRTGYYYDEEGNVKYPSFGAGLQYSNFRFDFGYVAAEQGHPLSDTMRFSLTATF; this is encoded by the coding sequence ATGAGAAAGATTTTCGTAACTCTGCTTGTGACAATTCTTATTCTTACTGTTACAGCAAATCTTTTTGCAGTAAGCCAGGCCGCAGTTCTGTTTCTGCTGATTTCACCGGGAGCAAGAGCCGCTGGTATGGGAGAGGCATTTGTAGCACTGTCCGATGATGCATCCGCTGTATTCTGGAATCCTGCAGGCCTTGCCTTTCAGCAGGGGCGGGAAATTACTTTAATGCATTCAAACTGGCTTCCGCAGCTTGTTTCGGATATGTCTTATGAATTTGTTGCATATAAACAGTATGTTCCGAATCTCGGAGGCACAGTCGGCGGGAGTGTTACATTCCTGAATATGGGCGAACAGACCCATACAGGAGAACAATTAGACGACAGCGGTAATCCTATTATTCTTGGTAAATTTCAAAGCTGGGATATGGCTGTTACACTCTCCTATGCAACGAAGTTAAGCGAAACTTTTGGTTTTGGCGTTAATGCAAGATATATTTACAGCCACCTTTCTCCTGTAGGTGCAGGTGCTGAACAGGGCCAGGGAGTAGCTTCGTCTTTTGCAATTGATCTTGGCATCCTTTACAAAACACCGTTCTTCCCGGGTTTATCAATCGGAGCGGATATCTCTAATATGGGTCCGAAAATTACGTATGTGGATGCTGCACAAGCTGATCCTCTGCCTACAAATTTGAAATTGGGTATAGCTTACAAAGTCCTTGATACGGAATTTAACAAGCTTACCATTTGTATGGATACAAATAAACTCCTTGTTGTAAGAAATGAAAACGGTACTGATCCTTTTTACAAAGCAATTTTTACAGCATGGTCAAGCGAACCTTTCTCAACACAGATGCGTGAACTTGTAAGTTCTATTGGTGTGGAGTATGTTTACAACAAGATGATATTCCTGCGTACAGGTTACTACTATGATGAAGAGGGCAATGTAAAATATCCGTCATTCGGTGCGGGGCTTCAATACTCAAACTTTCGTTTTGATTTCGGATATGTAGCTGCTGAACAGGGCCATCCTCTCTCAGACACAATGAGGTTTTCTTTAACAGCCACTTTTTAA